In Nostoc sp. UHCC 0926, a single genomic region encodes these proteins:
- a CDS encoding sulfite oxidase-like oxidoreductase, with translation MLGKFFHKPGKEEGERVPPGQHLAKGFPVLTYGATPQVSTEEWEFRVWGLAKSATFSWSDFMALPQHEFTADFHCVTRWSKLDVKWTGIKMTDFMGLIELDPKVAHIMEHCYGGYTTNISVEDFMREENFFAFKVFGEDLPSEHGGPMRLVVPHLYAWKSAKWINGLEFLAGEELGFWERNGYHRRGEPWAEERYSNAFGF, from the coding sequence ATGCTAGGAAAATTTTTTCACAAACCAGGGAAAGAAGAGGGGGAACGCGTCCCTCCTGGTCAACACTTAGCTAAAGGTTTCCCCGTATTAACTTACGGTGCAACTCCCCAAGTCAGCACTGAGGAATGGGAGTTTCGAGTTTGGGGTTTAGCAAAATCTGCTACCTTTAGTTGGTCAGATTTTATGGCGTTACCTCAACACGAATTCACAGCAGACTTCCACTGTGTAACGCGCTGGTCTAAACTCGATGTCAAATGGACTGGCATAAAAATGACAGATTTCATGGGTCTGATTGAGCTAGACCCGAAAGTAGCCCACATTATGGAACACTGCTACGGCGGCTACACTACTAATATCTCTGTAGAAGATTTTATGCGCGAAGAAAACTTCTTTGCCTTTAAAGTCTTTGGTGAAGACCTTCCATCTGAACACGGTGGGCCGATGCGGCTAGTTGTGCCCCACCTCTACGCTTGGAAAAGTGCTAAATGGATTAATGGTTTAGAGTTTTTAGCTGGTGAAGAACTTGGTTTTTGGGAGCGCAATGGCTACCATCGCCGTGGTGAACCTTGGGCTGAGGAGCGTTACAGCAATGCTTTTGGGTTTTAA
- a CDS encoding Mo-dependent nitrogenase C-terminal domain-containing protein, whose protein sequence is MKVSDNTTKKIFLASWVSINQAETSDHKATQLDRSVSKSYWNILQPLRQRVDSIQVRDRQLAHRLCKLIPSQCPFERDVKLFGKTLFHIPPMCKLNPLYEEVVGLRFRAMCYLADECGEDVSQYC, encoded by the coding sequence ATGAAGGTATCTGATAATACCACAAAAAAGATTTTTCTTGCAAGCTGGGTATCAATCAATCAAGCAGAGACTAGTGACCATAAAGCAACCCAGCTAGACCGTTCTGTTTCCAAATCTTACTGGAATATTCTCCAACCCCTACGGCAGCGTGTAGATAGCATTCAAGTCCGCGATCGCCAACTAGCTCACCGCTTGTGCAAACTGATTCCATCTCAGTGTCCATTTGAGCGAGATGTGAAATTATTTGGGAAAACCCTGTTTCACATTCCGCCCATGTGCAAGCTCAACCCCTTATATGAAGAAGTGGTTGGTTTACGTTTCCGAGCAATGTGCTATCTAGCGGACGAATGCGGCGAAGATGTGTCGCAGTACTGCTGA
- a CDS encoding hybrid sensor histidine kinase/response regulator, with amino-acid sequence MTSQSSRSDKILVVDDSPDNVFLIKTILEEEGYTISTAENGISALAELKASPCDLVLLDLMMPGMDGYEVTKHIRGEMKLPQYIPILLITAHDAPNVAHGLDLGADDFIRKPVTVDELLARVRSLLRLKHSMDERDEIARQREDFVSRLTHDLRTPLVAADRMLMLFQQGALGALSSQMQEVIAIMARSNINLLSMVNTLLEVYRFEAGRKTLAFQPVNLVRLLEEVSGELSPLAQDKALSINLDFTEESSTNTVMGDRLELHRLFTNLIGNAIKFTDSGSVTIRLTSQRQLDKSSQSQFSGKSNSVDYISIEIADTGPGIPPEEQATIFERFRQGSHKTSGSGLGLYLARRIVEAHQGIILLNSELAKGSVFIVLLPTKA; translated from the coding sequence ATGACTTCTCAATCTTCTCGCTCTGACAAAATTCTGGTTGTCGATGACTCTCCTGATAACGTGTTTTTGATCAAAACTATTTTGGAAGAAGAGGGTTACACGATTAGCACCGCAGAAAATGGGATTTCGGCCTTGGCTGAATTGAAAGCTTCTCCTTGTGACTTGGTTCTGCTGGATCTGATGATGCCAGGTATGGACGGCTACGAAGTCACTAAGCACATTCGCGGAGAGATGAAATTACCGCAATACATCCCCATACTGCTGATCACTGCCCACGATGCGCCCAACGTCGCCCACGGTTTAGACTTGGGTGCTGATGATTTTATCCGTAAACCTGTAACAGTAGATGAATTGCTGGCACGAGTGCGATCGCTCCTGCGCTTGAAGCATAGTATGGATGAACGTGATGAAATTGCCCGCCAGCGAGAAGATTTTGTCTCCCGCCTCACCCACGACTTACGCACTCCCTTGGTGGCGGCCGATCGCATGTTGATGCTATTTCAGCAAGGAGCGTTGGGAGCATTATCATCACAAATGCAGGAAGTAATCGCCATCATGGCCCGTAGCAATATCAACCTGCTTTCTATGGTCAATACCTTATTGGAAGTTTATCGTTTTGAAGCAGGTCGTAAAACTTTGGCATTTCAACCGGTTAACTTGGTGCGGTTGCTAGAAGAGGTAAGTGGAGAATTGTCACCTCTAGCTCAAGACAAAGCACTATCCATTAATCTAGACTTTACTGAGGAGTCAAGCACAAACACAGTGATGGGCGATCGCTTAGAATTGCATCGTCTATTCACTAATCTTATCGGGAATGCGATCAAATTTACCGACTCTGGGTCTGTGACTATTCGTCTTACTTCTCAACGCCAGTTGGACAAAAGTAGCCAATCTCAATTTTCTGGAAAATCCAATTCCGTTGACTATATTAGTATTGAGATAGCGGATACTGGCCCAGGTATTCCCCCTGAAGAACAAGCCACCATATTTGAACGATTTCGCCAAGGCAGCCACAAGACTTCTGGTAGTGGCTTAGGACTATACCTTGCTCGGAGAATTGTTGAAGCACATCAAGGTATCATTCTGCTTAATTCGGAGTTAGCGAAAGGTAGTGTATTTATTGTCCTTCTACCCACCAAAGCATGA
- a CDS encoding caspase family protein, producing MANYWAIAIGINQYQLFQPLSYAQADAEALEDFLVTEGGFVPKHCLVMTDTSPPIQDRSTYATKENILLLLEDLAATSWQPEDYLWLFFSGYGVNYKGKDYLMPVEGNPELVQETGIELRSLMQSLQLAQMNVLLLLDINRAFGTQADAPVGEETIELAQELQLATILSCQPEQFSHESSELGHGFFTAALLEALRSGNGSNLADLESYLSLLMPKLCQHHWNPVQNPATIIPSRPQVILPQLAMESDFEANPVIYPEESFAVALAAPPLDDYPKTSAERGRWGEATVNSSQQLKAHKVEKSKSQPVLESATSLVSQPMPETSLGVNTRGRFIPNSSKGYVSRLPSNQPSIPFWKQFILWGGGSLLVAGLIAVVFLRNQETFRIKQISNTSPNATASDRQVIQNLPNDGTPPVRLKNQSSAQITSSSESKKRNQAVLDLAKMSLRQTQASDLSLAIATAQKIQPGEPLYEQAQENIKIWSRMILDLAEGRAKQRQYASAIAAARLITKDEALYAKAQAAINLWRLEGKQYVTNKTLLDAANALIKSQQASTYNRAIEVAKKVPSGQPGFDTAQKSINKWSEKILDLAKRRAAEGDSNAAIATAALVPEETATYEDAQDAIQKWQKK from the coding sequence ATGGCAAATTACTGGGCGATCGCGATTGGCATCAATCAATATCAGTTATTTCAACCTTTAAGTTATGCCCAAGCAGATGCTGAGGCACTAGAGGATTTTTTGGTGACAGAGGGAGGTTTTGTCCCCAAACACTGTCTAGTCATGACAGATACTTCGCCGCCCATTCAGGATAGGTCAACTTACGCGACTAAGGAGAATATTTTGCTGCTGCTTGAGGATTTGGCAGCGACAAGTTGGCAACCAGAAGATTATCTGTGGTTATTTTTTAGCGGTTATGGGGTCAATTACAAGGGCAAAGATTACTTAATGCCAGTGGAAGGCAACCCCGAACTCGTGCAAGAGACTGGCATAGAATTGCGATCGCTAATGCAAAGTCTCCAACTTGCACAGATGAATGTATTGTTACTGCTCGATATCAACCGCGCTTTTGGCACCCAAGCGGATGCTCCCGTTGGCGAAGAAACAATAGAACTAGCCCAAGAACTACAACTCGCTACAATTCTTTCTTGCCAACCAGAGCAATTTTCCCATGAAAGTAGCGAACTAGGTCACGGATTCTTTACAGCAGCTTTATTAGAAGCTTTGCGTTCTGGTAATGGCAGCAACTTGGCAGATTTAGAAAGCTACCTGAGTCTGCTGATGCCAAAATTATGTCAACACCACTGGAATCCTGTCCAAAACCCTGCCACGATCATTCCATCAAGACCGCAGGTAATCTTGCCACAATTGGCAATGGAAAGCGACTTTGAAGCAAATCCGGTGATTTATCCGGAAGAATCCTTTGCTGTTGCCCTTGCGGCTCCTCCCCTCGACGATTACCCTAAAACTTCAGCAGAGCGGGGCAGATGGGGAGAAGCTACTGTGAACTCCTCCCAACAGCTGAAGGCTCACAAGGTCGAAAAGTCTAAGAGTCAACCAGTCCTGGAGTCAGCTACTAGCTTAGTTTCCCAGCCAATGCCGGAAACTTCTTTAGGAGTGAATACAAGGGGAAGATTTATCCCCAATTCCTCCAAAGGTTACGTCTCTCGATTGCCATCGAATCAGCCAAGTATTCCTTTTTGGAAACAGTTTATCTTGTGGGGGGGAGGCAGCCTGCTGGTAGCAGGTTTAATCGCCGTAGTTTTTCTCCGTAATCAAGAAACTTTTAGAATTAAGCAAATATCAAACACATCACCTAATGCTACTGCTAGCGATCGCCAGGTTATCCAGAATTTACCAAACGATGGCACTCCACCAGTTAGACTCAAAAACCAATCTAGCGCCCAAATAACTTCTAGTTCCGAGTCGAAAAAGCGAAATCAAGCAGTATTAGACTTGGCGAAAATGTCGCTCAGACAAACTCAGGCTAGCGATTTGAGCTTGGCGATCGCTACAGCCCAGAAAATTCAACCCGGTGAACCACTGTACGAGCAAGCTCAGGAGAATATTAAGATTTGGAGCCGGATGATTTTAGATTTAGCAGAGGGTCGTGCTAAACAAAGACAGTATGCTAGCGCTATTGCTGCCGCACGATTAATCACTAAAGATGAAGCCCTCTATGCCAAAGCACAAGCAGCAATCAACCTGTGGCGGCTAGAGGGCAAGCAGTATGTGACTAACAAAACTCTTTTAGATGCAGCTAATGCCTTAATTAAGTCTCAACAGGCATCTACCTACAATCGTGCGATCGAAGTTGCCAAGAAAGTACCATCAGGTCAACCAGGCTTCGATACTGCCCAAAAATCGATCAATAAATGGAGTGAGAAAATTTTAGACCTGGCCAAGCGTCGCGCCGCCGAAGGAGACAGCAATGCAGCAATTGCGACTGCTGCTTTAGTACCAGAGGAAACAGCCACTTACGAAGATGCTCAAGATGCCATCCAAAAATGGCAAAAAAAATAG
- the rpmF gene encoding 50S ribosomal protein L32, giving the protein MAVPKKKTSKSKRDKRRATWRHKAVVEAQKALSLGKSILTGRSTFVYPTAEEEEEES; this is encoded by the coding sequence ATGGCTGTTCCTAAGAAGAAAACTTCCAAATCAAAACGAGATAAACGTCGAGCTACCTGGAGGCACAAAGCCGTCGTCGAAGCTCAGAAAGCTCTATCTCTGGGCAAGTCGATCTTGACTGGACGTTCTACATTTGTGTATCCAACTGCTGAAGAAGAGGAAGAAGAATCATAA
- a CDS encoding aldehyde dehydrogenase: MITTELSNVGSIIQNQREFFQTGKTKDVTFRIEQLKNIKQAIIEHEQSIVEALQADLHKPEVESYLEMGVIKEIDYAIKHLQNWSKPKKAAVSWDFFSYSARIYPEPLGVVLIIGPWNYPFNLIISPLIGAIAAGNCAIIKPSEIASHTSHIITEIFAKLFDPAYIAVVEGGVEASQKLLAEKFDHIFFTGGTAIGKIIMAAAAKYLTPVTLELGGKSPCIVDTDINLEHTVRRITWGKFINAGQTCIAPDYLLVDKKIKKDLIDGMEKCLKEFYGDNPVTSPDYARIISQKHFDRLVNFLKDGEVIIGGENQPSERYIAPTVIDNVSLEDSVMQEEIFGPILPIIEYTDIAEAIALINSRPKPLALYLFSQNKNLQKRVLQETSSGGVCINDTVMQFGVSSLPFGGVGDSGIGNYHGKASFDTFSHDKSVLQNSFWLDLKWRYAPYEGKLPLIKKLLG; the protein is encoded by the coding sequence ATGATTACCACTGAATTATCTAACGTTGGCAGTATTATCCAGAATCAACGAGAGTTTTTTCAAACTGGCAAAACTAAAGATGTCACTTTTCGCATTGAACAACTTAAAAATATCAAGCAAGCAATTATTGAGCATGAACAGTCAATAGTCGAGGCATTACAAGCGGATTTACATAAACCAGAAGTGGAGAGTTACCTAGAAATGGGCGTAATTAAGGAAATTGATTACGCTATAAAACATCTTCAAAACTGGAGTAAGCCCAAAAAAGCAGCGGTTTCCTGGGATTTTTTTTCCTACTCAGCCCGAATTTATCCAGAACCGTTAGGGGTTGTCTTAATTATCGGCCCTTGGAACTATCCATTTAACTTAATTATCTCACCGTTAATAGGTGCGATCGCAGCCGGGAATTGTGCAATTATCAAACCTTCAGAAATTGCTTCTCATACCTCCCATATCATCACTGAAATTTTCGCCAAACTTTTTGACCCTGCTTATATTGCAGTAGTTGAAGGAGGCGTTGAAGCAAGTCAAAAACTACTGGCAGAAAAGTTTGACCATATCTTTTTTACTGGTGGCACAGCCATCGGCAAAATCATCATGGCAGCAGCGGCCAAATATCTCACACCAGTTACTTTAGAATTGGGTGGGAAAAGTCCTTGTATTGTAGATACTGACATTAATCTTGAACATACTGTTAGACGAATTACTTGGGGCAAATTTATTAATGCTGGACAAACTTGTATCGCCCCTGACTATCTTTTAGTTGATAAAAAAATCAAAAAAGATTTAATAGATGGGATGGAAAAATGCCTAAAAGAATTTTATGGCGATAATCCTGTCACCAGTCCTGATTACGCTAGAATTATCAGTCAAAAACACTTTGATAGATTGGTTAACTTTCTCAAAGATGGTGAAGTTATCATCGGTGGAGAAAATCAACCTTCAGAGCGTTATATCGCTCCCACAGTGATTGATAATGTTTCTTTGGAAGATTCTGTAATGCAGGAAGAAATTTTTGGCCCCATTTTACCAATCATTGAATATACTGATATTGCCGAAGCGATCGCCTTGATTAACTCTAGACCTAAACCCTTGGCGTTATACTTATTTTCTCAAAACAAAAACCTACAAAAGCGAGTTTTGCAGGAAACTTCGTCTGGTGGAGTCTGTATTAATGACACAGTGATGCAGTTTGGTGTCTCGTCTTTACCATTTGGTGGGGTGGGAGATAGCGGTATTGGCAACTATCACGGTAAAGCTAGTTTTGATACCTTTTCCCATGACAAAAGTGTGTTGCAAAACTCATTCTGGCTAGATTTAAAATGGCGATATGCTCCCTATGAGGGCAAATTGCCGCTAATCAAGAAACTTCTAGGTTAA
- a CDS encoding ribonuclease J, which translates to MAKNEANNSALKIIPLGGLHEIGKNTCLFEYDDEIILLDAGLAFPTEAMHGVNIVLPDTTYLRENRHKIKGMIVTHGHEDHIGGIAFHLKQFDIPVIYGPRLAMAMLEGKLEEAGVRDRTEIRTVLPRDVVRIGKNFLVEYIRNTHSIADSFTVAIHTPLGVVIHTGDFKIDHTPVDGEKFDLQRLAEHGEKGVLCLLSDSTNSEVPGFTPSERSVYPNLERVFSQATGRLFVTTFASSVHRINMILDIAKKQNRVVTIVGRSMLNLIAHARNLGYIKCDDNLLQPLHAVRNLPDERVLILTTGSQGELMAAMTRIANKEHPHIKIRQGDTVVFSANPIPGNTIAVVNTIDKLMIQGAKVVYGRDKGIHVSGHGCQEEQKLMIALTRPKFFVPFHGEHRMLVKHAETAQSMGIPAENMIIIQNGDVVELTEDAIRVAGKVPSGIELVDTTSSGMVSAKVLQERQRMASEGIITIAAAIDWNGKLLAKPEIHLRGVVTSVERSLLQTWVKQRIEEILTVRWSEFAAGEGEAADIDWGGLQGTLERELQRSIRRELQCQPSVTLLMQIPDEPPVKVADGRRRRTRTAAQVAS; encoded by the coding sequence ATGGCTAAAAACGAAGCTAATAATTCCGCCTTGAAAATTATTCCTTTGGGCGGTTTGCATGAAATTGGGAAAAATACCTGTCTTTTTGAGTATGACGATGAAATTATCCTGCTAGATGCAGGATTGGCTTTTCCCACAGAGGCGATGCATGGAGTAAACATTGTTTTGCCAGATACAACCTATCTGCGGGAAAATCGCCACAAAATAAAAGGGATGATCGTTACTCATGGTCATGAAGACCATATTGGCGGGATTGCTTTTCATCTCAAGCAATTTGATATCCCCGTGATTTATGGGCCCAGACTAGCAATGGCAATGCTAGAGGGTAAATTAGAAGAAGCAGGAGTGCGCGATCGCACAGAAATTAGAACAGTTCTACCACGTGATGTGGTGCGGATTGGCAAAAACTTTTTAGTGGAATATATCCGTAACACCCACTCCATCGCTGATAGTTTCACTGTTGCCATTCATACTCCTCTCGGTGTAGTTATTCACACAGGGGATTTTAAAATTGACCATACTCCAGTAGATGGTGAAAAGTTTGATTTACAACGCCTAGCAGAACATGGCGAAAAAGGCGTTCTTTGCTTGCTAAGTGATTCCACTAACTCAGAAGTGCCAGGATTTACACCTTCTGAACGTTCAGTTTATCCCAATCTGGAGAGAGTATTTAGTCAAGCTACTGGGCGATTGTTCGTTACTACCTTTGCTTCCAGTGTGCATCGGATCAACATGATTTTGGATATCGCCAAGAAGCAAAATCGTGTAGTGACGATTGTCGGGCGTTCCATGCTGAACTTGATTGCTCATGCCCGCAATTTAGGTTACATCAAGTGTGACGATAATCTGCTGCAACCATTGCACGCAGTCCGCAATCTACCTGATGAGAGAGTACTAATTTTAACTACAGGCTCTCAGGGTGAATTGATGGCAGCAATGACCCGGATTGCCAACAAAGAACATCCTCACATTAAAATCCGCCAAGGAGATACGGTAGTATTCTCTGCTAACCCAATTCCCGGAAATACGATCGCAGTAGTCAACACCATTGATAAATTAATGATTCAGGGTGCGAAAGTAGTCTATGGGCGGGATAAAGGGATTCACGTCTCCGGTCACGGCTGTCAGGAAGAGCAAAAGCTGATGATTGCTTTAACTCGACCCAAATTCTTTGTACCATTTCACGGCGAACATCGAATGCTGGTGAAGCACGCAGAAACGGCTCAAAGTATGGGCATTCCCGCCGAAAACATGATCATTATCCAGAATGGTGATGTTGTTGAACTGACCGAAGATGCCATTCGCGTCGCTGGTAAAGTGCCATCTGGTATCGAATTGGTGGATACTACTAGTTCAGGTATGGTAAGTGCCAAAGTTTTACAAGAACGGCAACGCATGGCTTCAGAAGGCATTATCACGATCGCAGCTGCCATTGATTGGAATGGTAAACTGTTGGCAAAACCAGAAATTCACTTACGGGGTGTAGTCACAAGTGTAGAGCGATCGCTGCTACAAACCTGGGTAAAACAACGGATTGAAGAAATCCTCACTGTGCGCTGGTCAGAATTTGCTGCTGGGGAAGGTGAAGCAGCAGATATAGATTGGGGTGGATTGCAAGGTACTTTAGAGCGAGAATTGCAACGTTCCATCCGTCGGGAATTGCAATGTCAGCCATCTGTGACTTTGTTGATGCAAATCCCTGATGAGCCGCCTGTGAAAGTTGCCGATGGTAGAAGACGACGCACTCGGACTGCTGCTCAGGTAGCATCGTAG
- the dapA gene encoding 4-hydroxy-tetrahydrodipicolinate synthase: MGDFGNVLTAMITPFKADGSVNYDVAAELAAHLANNGTDTLVMCGTTGESPTLSWDEEYQLFVEVLQSVAGKAKVIAGCGSNSTKEAIAATQKASKIGVHGSLQVVPYYNKPPQAGLEAHFQAIAQACPDLPLLLYNVPGRTGQNLQPETVARLAKVNNIVGIKESTGNIDQASEIRRLTPKEFHIYSGDDYMTLPLLAIGAKGVVSVASHLVGNQLQQMIQAFSAGKIEVASEIHLQLFPLFKALFLTSNPIPVKKALKLQGWEVGSTRPPLCEADLEVSQKLEAVLKELSLI; this comes from the coding sequence GTGGGAGATTTTGGCAATGTTTTAACCGCTATGATTACGCCGTTTAAAGCAGACGGTAGTGTAAATTATGATGTAGCGGCAGAACTGGCAGCACATCTAGCTAACAACGGTACAGATACATTGGTGATGTGCGGCACAACAGGAGAATCTCCTACTCTAAGTTGGGATGAGGAATACCAGTTGTTTGTCGAGGTGTTGCAGTCCGTGGCAGGAAAAGCCAAGGTGATCGCAGGTTGTGGTTCAAATTCCACCAAAGAAGCGATCGCTGCCACCCAAAAAGCGTCTAAAATAGGAGTACATGGTTCCTTACAAGTTGTTCCTTATTACAACAAACCGCCACAAGCGGGATTGGAAGCGCACTTTCAGGCAATAGCACAAGCCTGTCCCGACCTACCATTGTTGTTATACAATGTCCCAGGTCGTACCGGACAAAACCTTCAGCCAGAAACAGTTGCCCGGTTAGCTAAGGTTAACAATATTGTCGGGATTAAAGAATCCACTGGTAACATAGATCAGGCAAGCGAAATTCGTCGCTTGACACCAAAAGAATTCCACATCTACTCTGGTGATGATTACATGACTTTGCCCTTGTTAGCGATCGGGGCAAAGGGTGTGGTAAGTGTGGCTTCTCATCTGGTAGGAAACCAACTACAGCAGATGATCCAAGCTTTTAGTGCGGGAAAAATAGAGGTAGCCAGCGAAATTCATCTCCAACTCTTCCCGTTGTTTAAAGCTCTATTTCTCACTTCAAATCCCATTCCAGTGAAAAAAGCACTAAAACTTCAAGGCTGGGAGGTTGGTTCAACTCGTCCGCCGCTATGTGAAGCTGACTTAGAAGTTAGTCAAAAGTTAGAAGCGGTTCTGAAAGAACTTAGTTTAATCTAG
- a CDS encoding anion transporter, which translates to MILLQFAIYSVLGLTYLGLALGYIPGLRMNRATIALVGSAFLIALGVLNLQEAWQAIDANTIVFLLSMMVVNANLSFAGFFRRAISMILSITRSPLGLLIALTFGSGILSAFFLNDTLALIFTPLTLSLTLALGLNPIPYLLAIAGATNIGSVATLSGNPQNILIGSFSGISYVDFLRVLVPVAVAGLVIQVGLLWLLYPDVRSVKPCEQVMVGNQRIFKPLFKKTLVITIGLLIAFTVGLPLAESALVAASLLLITRRVKPQRILQKVDWNLLVMFSGLFILTRVTQKLNLLQPFTHAINSAASFLGVTVVLSNLISNVPAVLMLHPLVPSGDTKYWLLLAAGSTLAGNLTLFGSVANLIVVEAAADLGYKLTFWEHLRFGAPLTVCTLVLVYLWVY; encoded by the coding sequence GTGATTCTTCTTCAATTTGCAATCTATAGCGTCTTAGGGCTAACTTATCTGGGATTAGCATTGGGCTACATTCCTGGTTTACGCATGAACCGTGCCACCATTGCTTTAGTCGGTTCTGCCTTTTTAATTGCTTTAGGTGTTCTGAATTTACAGGAGGCATGGCAGGCCATTGATGCCAATACCATCGTATTTCTCTTGAGCATGATGGTAGTTAATGCCAACCTATCCTTTGCAGGGTTTTTTAGACGAGCAATCTCAATGATATTGAGTATCACTCGCAGTCCTCTAGGTTTGTTAATTGCTTTAACTTTTGGTAGTGGTATTCTCTCCGCCTTTTTTCTCAATGACACTTTGGCGTTGATTTTTACACCCCTAACCTTGAGCTTGACTCTAGCTTTGGGCTTAAATCCGATTCCTTATTTACTAGCGATCGCAGGTGCAACTAATATAGGCTCGGTAGCAACCTTGAGCGGTAATCCTCAAAATATCCTGATTGGCTCCTTTTCAGGTATTTCCTATGTAGATTTTTTGCGTGTATTGGTCCCAGTTGCCGTAGCAGGCTTGGTAATTCAAGTAGGATTACTGTGGCTACTTTATCCAGATGTGCGCTCAGTCAAACCTTGCGAACAGGTAATGGTTGGCAACCAACGGATTTTTAAACCTTTATTTAAAAAAACATTAGTCATCACAATTGGGCTGCTAATTGCATTTACTGTCGGCTTACCCTTAGCGGAGTCTGCTCTAGTTGCTGCTAGCTTGTTGCTAATCACTCGCCGGGTTAAACCCCAGCGCATTTTGCAAAAGGTGGATTGGAATCTGCTGGTAATGTTTTCTGGATTGTTTATTCTGACGCGAGTCACGCAAAAGTTGAATTTGCTTCAGCCATTTACCCATGCAATCAACTCTGCTGCGAGTTTTTTGGGTGTGACTGTTGTTTTATCTAACTTGATTTCTAATGTTCCGGCTGTACTTATGCTGCATCCCCTGGTTCCTTCAGGTGACACTAAGTATTGGCTATTGTTGGCTGCTGGATCAACTTTGGCTGGTAATTTGACTTTGTTTGGTTCAGTCGCCAACTTGATAGTTGTAGAAGCTGCTGCTGATTTAGGTTACAAGCTAACTTTTTGGGAACATCTAAGGTTTGGAGCGCCTTTAACAGTATGTACTTTAGTTCTAGTATACCTCTGGGTTTATTGA
- a CDS encoding aspartate-semialdehyde dehydrogenase has translation MSKSYRLAILGATGAVGTELLELLESRNFPIADLKLLASERSVGRSLRFKGENIAVEEVRDRAFENVDIVLASAGGSTSKTWAAIAVEKGAVVIDNSSAFRMNPEVPLVVPEVNPLAAANHQGIIANPNCTTILMTLAVWPLHKVKPVQRIVASTYQSASGAGARAMAEVKTQTSAILQGQPPVAEVLPYPLAFNLFPHNSPLNDLGYCEEEMKMVNETRKIFGTQQIRITATCIRVPVLRAHSEAINLEFETPFSAEEAREILNCSPGVKLVEDWETNHFPMPIEATGRDEVLVGRIRQDISHPCGLELWLCGDQIRKGAALNAIQIAELLVEKNLLKPAKAYVSS, from the coding sequence TTGTCAAAATCCTATCGTTTAGCTATTTTGGGAGCAACTGGTGCTGTTGGCACAGAGTTGCTGGAATTATTAGAAAGCCGTAATTTTCCGATTGCTGACTTGAAGTTATTGGCATCAGAGCGGAGTGTTGGGCGATCGCTGCGGTTTAAAGGGGAAAATATAGCAGTAGAGGAAGTTCGCGATCGCGCCTTTGAAAATGTGGATATAGTACTGGCTAGTGCAGGTGGTTCCACATCCAAAACTTGGGCAGCAATTGCTGTCGAAAAGGGCGCAGTGGTAATTGATAATTCCAGTGCCTTTCGGATGAACCCGGAAGTTCCCTTAGTAGTACCAGAGGTGAATCCACTAGCAGCAGCTAATCACCAAGGCATTATTGCCAACCCCAACTGCACAACAATTTTAATGACTTTGGCAGTATGGCCATTGCATAAAGTTAAACCAGTGCAACGCATCGTAGCCTCAACCTACCAATCTGCTAGTGGTGCTGGTGCTCGAGCAATGGCAGAAGTCAAAACCCAAACAAGCGCTATACTACAAGGACAGCCGCCAGTTGCTGAGGTATTGCCTTACCCACTGGCATTTAATTTATTCCCCCATAACTCACCATTAAACGATTTGGGTTACTGTGAGGAAGAGATGAAAATGGTCAACGAAACCCGAAAAATATTTGGTACGCAGCAAATCAGAATCACTGCAACCTGTATACGGGTTCCCGTACTCCGCGCCCATTCAGAAGCCATTAATTTAGAATTTGAGACTCCCTTTAGTGCAGAGGAAGCCAGAGAAATTTTAAATTGCTCCCCTGGAGTGAAATTGGTAGAAGATTGGGAAACTAATCATTTTCCGATGCCAATTGAAGCAACTGGTCGAGATGAAGTTTTAGTGGGAAGAATTCGTCAGGATATTTCTCATCCGTGTGGCTTGGAATTATGGTTGTGTGGCGACCAAATCCGCAAAGGCGCAGCATTGAATGCAATACAAATCGCCGAATTGTTGGTAGAAAAAAATCTACTAAAACCTGCTAAGGCTTACGTTTCAAGCTAG